In Blastopirellula sediminis, the following proteins share a genomic window:
- a CDS encoding M50 family metallopeptidase — translation MDEDQEVVAYHESGHALMAVLVGARVRRITIEPEDDEGPRRFGDAQIEWRLSQFTPKQRQEKFVLVALAGPVAEMLYSGEPFHPGHVAEWADDWQAAWEAANPLFRDQQKRLRYLEEATRQLHQLLDAENHWAALAVIADNLLAHETLDGEQVEEIVQGWIG, via the coding sequence ATGGACGAAGATCAAGAAGTAGTCGCCTACCACGAATCGGGACACGCGTTGATGGCGGTCCTGGTCGGCGCTCGCGTGCGCCGCATCACCATCGAACCGGAAGATGACGAGGGCCCGCGCAGGTTTGGCGACGCCCAGATCGAGTGGCGGCTGTCGCAGTTCACGCCCAAACAGCGGCAAGAGAAATTCGTCCTGGTCGCATTGGCCGGACCGGTCGCCGAGATGCTCTACAGCGGCGAGCCCTTTCATCCCGGGCACGTCGCCGAGTGGGCCGACGATTGGCAAGCCGCGTGGGAAGCGGCGAACCCGTTGTTCCGCGACCAGCAGAAGCGACTCCGCTATCTCGAGGAAGCGACGCGGCAGTTGCATCAGTTGCTCGACGCCGAAAACCACTGGGCGGCCCTCGCCGTGATCGCCGACAATCTGCTGGCCCACGAAACGCTCGACGGCGAACAGGTCGAGGAAATCGTCCAAGGGTGGATCGGTTAA